One segment of Brassica napus cultivar Da-Ae chromosome C3, Da-Ae, whole genome shotgun sequence DNA contains the following:
- the LOC111204400 gene encoding ubiquitin-activating enzyme E1 1-like isoform X1 — protein MLHKRFVANENTDQIQTITSDSAPIKKLRSDTTDSASDSSSIPAPGSSSGDRAVVHMAFGNSNRHEIDEDLHSRQLAVYGRETMRRLFASNVLISGMHGLGAEIAKNLILAGVKSVTLHDESVVELWDLSSNFVFSEGDIGKNRADASVNKLQDLNNAVAVSSLTSSLTKEQLSGFEVVVFSDISLEKAIEFNDYCHSHQPPIAFVKADVRGLFGSVFCDFGPEFAVLDVDGEEPHTGIIASISNENQAFISCVDDERLEFEDGDLVVFSEVEGMTELNDGKPRKIKSARPYSFTLEEDTTGYGTYVKGGIVTQVKQPKLLNFKPLREALKDPGDFLFGDFAKFDRPPLLHLAFQALDRFTSEAGRFPVAGSEEDAQQLISIATSINTGQGDLKVDNLDHKLLRHFSFGAKAVLNPMAAMFGGIVGQEVVKACSGKFHPLFQFFYFDSVESLPSEPLDSSDVAPRNSRYDAQISVFGAKFQQKLEDAKVFTVGSGALGCEFLKNMALMGVSCGSQGKLTVTDDDIIEKSNLSRQFLFRDWNIGQAKSTVAASAAAAINPKFNIEALQNRVGAETENVFDDAFWENLTVVVNALDNVNARLYVDSRCLYFQKPLLESGTLGAKCNTQMVIPHRTENYGASRDPPEKQAPMCTVHSFPHNIDHCLTWARSEFEGLLEKTPAEVNAYLSSPVEYTNSMMSAGDAQARDTLERIVECLEKEKCEDFQDCLTWARLRFEDYFVNRVKQLIYTFPEDAATSTGAPFWSAPKRFPRPLQYSSSDPSLLNFITATAILRAETFGIPVPEWTKSPKEAAEAIDRVIVPDFEPRKDAKIVTDEKATTLTTASVDDAAVINDLIAKLEQGLLEKTPAEVNAYLSSPVEYTNSMMSAGDAQARDTLERIVECLEKEKCEDFQDCLTWARLRFEDYFVNRVKQLIYTFPEDAATSTGAPFWSAPKRFPRPLQYSSSDPSLLNFITATAILRAETFGIPVPEWTKSPKEAAEAIDRVIVPDFEPRKDAKIVTDEKATTLTTASVDDAAVINDLIAKLEQCRHNLSPDFRMKPIQFEKDDDTNYHMDVIAGLANMRARNYSIPEVDKLKAKFIAGRIIPAIATSTAMATGLVCLELYKVLDGGHKVEAYRNTFANLALPLFSMAEPVPPKVVKHRDMAWTVWDRWVLKGNPTLREVLKWLEEKGLSAYSISCGSCLLFNSMFPRHKERMDKKVVDLARDIAKVELPPYRHHLDVVVACEDEDDNDVDIPLVSIYFR, from the exons ATGCTTCACAAGCGATTCGTTGCTAACGAAAACACCGATCAAATTCAAACCATCACTTCCGATTCAGCACCGATCAAGAAACTCCGTTCCGATACCACCGATTCCGCGTCTGATAGCTCTTCGATTCCAGCTCCCGGCAGCAGTAGCGGCGATAGAGCCGTCGTCCACATGGCGTTTGGCAATTCGAACCGTCACGAGATCGATGAAGATCTCCACAGCAGGCAGCTCGCCGTCTACGGACGCGAGACCATGAGGCGTCTCTTCGCTTCCAACGTCCTCATCTCCGGGATGCACGGCCTCGGCGCTGAGATCG CCAAGAATCTGATTCTTGCTGGTGTGAAGTCTGTGACGCTGCACGATGAGAGTGTGGTGGAGCTGTGGGACTTGTCTAGCAACTTCGTTTTCTCTGAGGGTGATATTGGCAAGAATAGGGCTGATGCTTCTGTAAACAAGTTGCAGGATCTTAACAATGCTGTGGCTGTCTCTAGCTTGACCTCAAGCTTGACGAAAGAGCAGCTCTCTGGTtttgag GTTGTTGTGTTCTCTGACATAAGCTTGGAAAAAGCAATCGAGTTTAATGACTACTGCCACAGCCATCAGCCTCCTATTGCTTTTGTTAAGGCTGATGTCAGGGGTCTTTTTGGCTCCGTCTTTTGTGATTTTGGGCCTGAATTTGCAGTTCTCGATGTTGATGGAGAGGAACCACATACGGGCATCATTGCCTCTATCTCTAATGAGAACCAGGCATTTATTTCTTGTGTTGACGATGAGAGGCTTGAATTTGAAGATGGCGACCTAGTCGTTTTCTCTGAAGTTGAGGGTATGACGGAACTGAATGATGGGAAACCAAGGAAGATAAAAAGTGCACGGCCATATTCATTCACACTCGAAGAGGACACCACTGGCTATGGAACATATGTGAAGGGTGGGATTGTCACTCAGGTGAAACAGCCGAAGTTGCTGAATTTCAAGCCATTGAGGGAAGCTCTTAAAGATCCAGGGGATTTTCTATTTGGTGATTTCGCCAAGTTTGACCGGCCTCCACTCCTTCATTTAGCATTCCAGGCACTTGATCGGTTTACATCTGAAGCTGGTAGATTTCCTGTTGCTGGCTCGGAAGAGGACGCTCAGCAGCTTATATCCATTGCCACATCCATCAACACTGGGCAGGGTGATTTAAAGGTGGACAATCTTGACCATAAGCTTCTACGACACTTCTCCTTTGGAGCCAAGGCTGTCCTCAATCCCATGGCTGCAATGTTCGGCGGTATTGTTGGACAGGAGGTTGTCAAAGCTTGCTCTGGAAAATTTCATCCCCTCTTTCAG TTTTTCTACTTTGATTCAGTGGAGTCACTCCCTTCTGAACCTCTGGATTCCAGTGACGTTGCACCAAGGAACAGCCGGTATGATGCCCAAATATCTGTTTTTGGGGCTAAGTTCCAACAGAAACTAGAAGATGCTAAAGTTTTCACAGTAGGGTCCGGTGCACTTGGCTgcgagtttttgaaaaatatggcTCTTATGGGAGTTTCTTGTGGAAGCCAAGGGAAACTAACAGTGACAGATGATGATATAATCGAGAAGAGTAACCTCAGTCGCCAGTTTCTGTTCCGTGACTGGAACATTGGACAGGCTAAATCCACAGTTGCTGCTTCCGCTGCGGCAGCTATAAATCCCAAGTTCAACATCGAGGCCCTGCAAAACCGTGTTGGTGCTGAGACGGAAAATGTATTTGATGATGCCTTCTGGGAGAACTTAACTGTTGTCGTCAATGCACTGGATAATGTCAATGCGAGGCTCTATGTTGACTCTAGGTGCTTGTATTTCCAGAAGCCTCTCCTTGAGTCCGGGACTCTTGGTGCAAAGTGCAACACGCAGATGGTTATTCCACATCGAACTGAAAATTACGGTGCCTCTAGGGACCCACCAGAGAAACAGGCCCCCATGTGTACAGTGCACTCGTTTCCGCATAACATTGATCACTGTTTAACTTGGGCTCGCTCTGAGTTTGAGGGTCTGCTCGAGAAGACTCCCGCTGAAGTGAATGCATATCTCTCTAGCCCGGTTGAGTACACTAACTCAATGATGAGTGCTGGTGATGCTCAGGCAAGAGACACATTGGAGAGGATTGTTGAGTGCCTTGAAAAGGAGAAGTGTGAGGACTTCCAAGATTGCTTAACCTGGGCTCGACTCAG GTTTGAGGATTACTTTGTTAACCGTGTGAAGCAATTGATATACACATTTCCTGAAGATGCTGCGACAAGTACCGGAGCTCCATTTTGGTCTGCTCCAAAAAGATTCCCACGTCCGCTCCAGTACTCCTCTTCCGACCCAAGCCTCCTTAACTTCATTACGGCGACTGCTATTTTAAGAGCAGAGACATTTGGGATCCCTGTACCCGAGTGGACCAAAAGCCCAAAGGAAGCAGCTGAAGCTATCGACAGAGTGATAGTCCCAGACTTTGAGCCAAGgaaagatgcaaaaattgtaACTGATGAGAAAGCCACCACTCTAACCACTGCTTCGGTGGACGATGCTGCAGTCATCAACGACCTCATTGCTAAGCTTGAGCAGGGTCTGCTCGAGAAGACTCCCGCTGAAGTGAATGCATATCTCTCTAGCCCGGTTGAGTACACTAACTCAATGATGAGTGCTGGTGATGCTCAGGCAAGAGACACATTGGAGAGGATTGTTGAGTGCCTTGAAAAGGAGAAGTGTGAGGACTTCCAAGATTGCTTAACCTGGGCTCGACTCAG GTTTGAGGATTACTTTGTTAACCGTGTGAAGCAATTGATATACACATTTCCTGAAGATGCTGCGACAAGTACCGGAGCTCCATTTTGGTCTGCTCCAAAAAGATTCCCACGTCCGCTCCAGTACTCCTCTTCCGACCCAAGCCTCCTTAACTTCATTACGGCGACTGCTATTTTAAGAGCAGAGACATTTGGGATCCCTGTACCCGAGTGGACCAAAAGCCCAAAGGAAGCAGCTGAAGCTATCGACAGAGTGATAGTCCCAGACTTTGAGCCAAGgaaagatgcaaaaattgtaACTGATGAGAAAGCCACCACTCTAACCACTGCTTCGGTGGACGATGCTGCAGTCATCAACGACCTCATTGCTAAGCTTGAGCAGTGTAGGCATAACTTGTCTCCTGATTTTAGGATGAAACCAATTCAGTTCGAAAAG GACGATGATACAAACTATCACATGGACGTGATAGCGGGTCTAGCCAACATGAGGGCGAGGAACTACAGCATACCTGAAGTAGACAAGCTGAAAGCAAAGTTCATTGCGGGGAGAATCATCCCAGCCATTGCGACCTCAACAGCCATGGCCACTGGTCTGGTCTGCCTCGAGCTGTACAAGGTTCTCGACGGAGGACACAAAGTGGAAGCCTACAGGAACACATTTGCCAACCTGGCGCTTCCGCTCTTCTCAATGGCCGAGCCGGTTCCGCCAAAGGTGGTGAAGCACCGCGACATGGCTTGGACCGTTTGGGACAGATGGGTGCTAAAAGGAAACCCGACACTGCGCGAGGTGTTGAAGTGGCTGGAGGAGAAAGGGCTTAGCGCGTACAGCATATCTTGTGGAAGCTGTCTTCTGTTCAACAGTATGTTCCCGAGGCACAAGGAGAGGATGGACAAGAAGGTAGTTGATCTCGCTAGGGATATAGCTAAAGTGGAGTTGCCTCCTTACCGCCACCATCTTGATGTAGTGGTGGCTTGTGAGGATGAAGATGACAATGACGTCGATATTCCTCTCGTCTCCATCTACTTCAGGTGA
- the LOC111204400 gene encoding ubiquitin-activating enzyme E1 1-like isoform X2 has translation MLHKRFVANENTDQIQTITSDSAPIKKLRSDTTDSASDSSSIPAPGSSSGDRAVVHMAFGNSNRHEIDEDLHSRQLAVYGRETMRRLFASNVLISGMHGLGAEIAKNLILAGVKSVTLHDESVVELWDLSSNFVFSEGDIGKNRADASVNKLQDLNNAVAVSSLTSSLTKEQLSGFEVVVFSDISLEKAIEFNDYCHSHQPPIAFVKADVRGLFGSVFCDFGPEFAVLDVDGEEPHTGIIASISNENQAFISCVDDERLEFEDGDLVVFSEVEGMTELNDGKPRKIKSARPYSFTLEEDTTGYGTYVKGGIVTQVKQPKLLNFKPLREALKDPGDFLFGDFAKFDRPPLLHLAFQALDRFTSEAGRFPVAGSEEDAQQLISIATSINTGQGDLKVDNLDHKLLRHFSFGAKAVLNPMAAMFGGIVGQEVVKACSGKFHPLFQFFYFDSVESLPSEPLDSSDVAPRNSRYDAQISVFGAKFQQKLEDAKVFTVGSGALGCEFLKNMALMGVSCGSQGKLTVTDDDIIEKSNLSRQFLFRDWNIGQAKSTVAASAAAAINPKFNIEALQNRVGAETENVFDDAFWENLTVVVNALDNVNARLYVDSRCLYFQKPLLESGTLGAKCNTQMVIPHRTENYGASRDPPEKQAPMCTVHSFPHNIDHCLTWARSEFEGLLEKTPAEVNAYLSSPVEYTNSMMSAGDAQARDTLERIVECLEKEKCEDFQDCLTWARLRFEDYFVNRVKQLIYTFPEDAATSTGAPFWSAPKRFPRPLQYSSSDPSLLNFITATAILRAETFGIPVPEWTKSPKEAAEAIDRVIVPDFEPRKDAKIVTDEKATTLTTASVDDAAVINDLIAKLEQCRHNLSPDFRMKPIQFEKDDDTNYHMDVIAGLANMRARNYSIPEVDKLKAKFIAGRIIPAIATSTAMATGLVCLELYKVLDGGHKVEAYRNTFANLALPLFSMAEPVPPKVVKHRDMAWTVWDRWVLKGNPTLREVLKWLEEKGLSAYSISCGSCLLFNSMFPRHKERMDKKVVDLARDIAKVELPPYRHHLDVVVACEDEDDNDVDIPLVSIYFR, from the exons ATGCTTCACAAGCGATTCGTTGCTAACGAAAACACCGATCAAATTCAAACCATCACTTCCGATTCAGCACCGATCAAGAAACTCCGTTCCGATACCACCGATTCCGCGTCTGATAGCTCTTCGATTCCAGCTCCCGGCAGCAGTAGCGGCGATAGAGCCGTCGTCCACATGGCGTTTGGCAATTCGAACCGTCACGAGATCGATGAAGATCTCCACAGCAGGCAGCTCGCCGTCTACGGACGCGAGACCATGAGGCGTCTCTTCGCTTCCAACGTCCTCATCTCCGGGATGCACGGCCTCGGCGCTGAGATCG CCAAGAATCTGATTCTTGCTGGTGTGAAGTCTGTGACGCTGCACGATGAGAGTGTGGTGGAGCTGTGGGACTTGTCTAGCAACTTCGTTTTCTCTGAGGGTGATATTGGCAAGAATAGGGCTGATGCTTCTGTAAACAAGTTGCAGGATCTTAACAATGCTGTGGCTGTCTCTAGCTTGACCTCAAGCTTGACGAAAGAGCAGCTCTCTGGTtttgag GTTGTTGTGTTCTCTGACATAAGCTTGGAAAAAGCAATCGAGTTTAATGACTACTGCCACAGCCATCAGCCTCCTATTGCTTTTGTTAAGGCTGATGTCAGGGGTCTTTTTGGCTCCGTCTTTTGTGATTTTGGGCCTGAATTTGCAGTTCTCGATGTTGATGGAGAGGAACCACATACGGGCATCATTGCCTCTATCTCTAATGAGAACCAGGCATTTATTTCTTGTGTTGACGATGAGAGGCTTGAATTTGAAGATGGCGACCTAGTCGTTTTCTCTGAAGTTGAGGGTATGACGGAACTGAATGATGGGAAACCAAGGAAGATAAAAAGTGCACGGCCATATTCATTCACACTCGAAGAGGACACCACTGGCTATGGAACATATGTGAAGGGTGGGATTGTCACTCAGGTGAAACAGCCGAAGTTGCTGAATTTCAAGCCATTGAGGGAAGCTCTTAAAGATCCAGGGGATTTTCTATTTGGTGATTTCGCCAAGTTTGACCGGCCTCCACTCCTTCATTTAGCATTCCAGGCACTTGATCGGTTTACATCTGAAGCTGGTAGATTTCCTGTTGCTGGCTCGGAAGAGGACGCTCAGCAGCTTATATCCATTGCCACATCCATCAACACTGGGCAGGGTGATTTAAAGGTGGACAATCTTGACCATAAGCTTCTACGACACTTCTCCTTTGGAGCCAAGGCTGTCCTCAATCCCATGGCTGCAATGTTCGGCGGTATTGTTGGACAGGAGGTTGTCAAAGCTTGCTCTGGAAAATTTCATCCCCTCTTTCAG TTTTTCTACTTTGATTCAGTGGAGTCACTCCCTTCTGAACCTCTGGATTCCAGTGACGTTGCACCAAGGAACAGCCGGTATGATGCCCAAATATCTGTTTTTGGGGCTAAGTTCCAACAGAAACTAGAAGATGCTAAAGTTTTCACAGTAGGGTCCGGTGCACTTGGCTgcgagtttttgaaaaatatggcTCTTATGGGAGTTTCTTGTGGAAGCCAAGGGAAACTAACAGTGACAGATGATGATATAATCGAGAAGAGTAACCTCAGTCGCCAGTTTCTGTTCCGTGACTGGAACATTGGACAGGCTAAATCCACAGTTGCTGCTTCCGCTGCGGCAGCTATAAATCCCAAGTTCAACATCGAGGCCCTGCAAAACCGTGTTGGTGCTGAGACGGAAAATGTATTTGATGATGCCTTCTGGGAGAACTTAACTGTTGTCGTCAATGCACTGGATAATGTCAATGCGAGGCTCTATGTTGACTCTAGGTGCTTGTATTTCCAGAAGCCTCTCCTTGAGTCCGGGACTCTTGGTGCAAAGTGCAACACGCAGATGGTTATTCCACATCGAACTGAAAATTACGGTGCCTCTAGGGACCCACCAGAGAAACAGGCCCCCATGTGTACAGTGCACTCGTTTCCGCATAACATTGATCACTGTTTAACTTGGGCTCGCTCTGAGTTTGAGGGTCTGCTCGAGAAGACTCCCGCTGAAGTGAATGCATATCTCTCTAGCCCGGTTGAGTACACTAACTCAATGATGAGTGCTG GTGATGCTCAGGCAAGAGACACATTGGAGAGGATTGTTGAGTGCCTTGAAAAGGAGAAGTGTGAGGACTTCCAAGATTGCTTAACCTGGGCTCGACTCAG GTTTGAGGATTACTTTGTTAACCGTGTGAAGCAATTGATATACACATTTCCTGAAGATGCTGCGACAAGTACCGGAGCTCCATTTTGGTCTGCTCCAAAAAGATTCCCACGTCCGCTCCAGTACTCCTCTTCCGACCCAAGCCTCCTTAACTTCATTACGGCGACTGCTATTTTAAGAGCAGAGACATTTGGGATCCCTGTACCCGAGTGGACCAAAAGCCCAAAGGAAGCAGCTGAAGCTATCGACAGAGTGATAGTCCCAGACTTTGAGCCAAGgaaagatgcaaaaattgtaACTGATGAGAAAGCCACCACTCTAACCACTGCTTCGGTGGACGATGCTGCAGTCATCAACGACCTCATTGCTAAGCTTGAGCAGTGTAGGCATAACTTGTCTCCTGATTTTAGGATGAAACCAATTCAGTTCGAAAAG GACGATGATACAAACTATCACATGGACGTGATAGCGGGTCTAGCCAACATGAGGGCGAGGAACTACAGCATACCTGAAGTAGACAAGCTGAAAGCAAAGTTCATTGCGGGGAGAATCATCCCAGCCATTGCGACCTCAACAGCCATGGCCACTGGTCTGGTCTGCCTCGAGCTGTACAAGGTTCTCGACGGAGGACACAAAGTGGAAGCCTACAGGAACACATTTGCCAACCTGGCGCTTCCGCTCTTCTCAATGGCCGAGCCGGTTCCGCCAAAGGTGGTGAAGCACCGCGACATGGCTTGGACCGTTTGGGACAGATGGGTGCTAAAAGGAAACCCGACACTGCGCGAGGTGTTGAAGTGGCTGGAGGAGAAAGGGCTTAGCGCGTACAGCATATCTTGTGGAAGCTGTCTTCTGTTCAACAGTATGTTCCCGAGGCACAAGGAGAGGATGGACAAGAAGGTAGTTGATCTCGCTAGGGATATAGCTAAAGTGGAGTTGCCTCCTTACCGCCACCATCTTGATGTAGTGGTGGCTTGTGAGGATGAAGATGACAATGACGTCGATATTCCTCTCGTCTCCATCTACTTCAGGTGA
- the LOC106387885 gene encoding UDP-glycosyltransferase 87A2, with the protein MDPTESHLLRFRHVVAMPWPGRGHINPMMNLCKRLVLRDPNLTVTFVVTEEWLGLIGSDPKPDRIHFATLPNLIPSELVRANDFIGFVNAVHATLEEPFEQLLDRLDSPPPTAIVADTYVLWAVRVGERRNIPVASLWTMSATILSLFLHSDLLISHGHALFEPSESKEEEIVDYIPGLPPTKLRDLPPLFKDYQVFKKCELCFDELRRAKCLLFTTAYELERKAIDFLTAKLDIPVYATGPLIPFEKLSDGSEPDYIRWLDEQPESSVLYVSQGSFLSVSEAQMDEIVEGVRASGVRFLWVARGGESKLNKAFEGSSGVVVSWCDQLRVLCHVAVGGFWTHCGFNSTLEGMYSGVPMLAFPLFWDQILNGKMIVEDWRVGIRIERRKKAEVLIGRDEVKEVVKRLMDRESEDGKEIRRRACDLSEICRGAVEEMGSSNANIDHFIRGIKQIKI; encoded by the exons ATGGATCCAACTGAATCTCACCTACTCAGATTCCGTCACGTGGTGGCCATGCCTTGGCCCGGAAGAGGCCACATCAACCCGATGATGAACCTCTGCAAACGCCTCGTCCTCCGCGACCCCAACCTCACCGTCACATTCGTGGTCACCGAAGAATGGCTCGGGCTCATCGGATCCGACCCGAAACCCGACCGGATCCACTTCGCTACTCTCCCCAATCTCATCCCTTCCGAGCTCGTCCGCGCCAACGACTTCATCGGCTTCGTCAACGCCGTCCACGCTACGCTGGAGGAGCCGTTCGAACAGCTTCTTGACCGCCTCGACTCGCCGCCTCCGACGGCGATCGTCGCCGACACTTACGTCCTATGGGCGGTGCGTGTCGGAGAACGGAGGAATATTCCGGTGGCTTCTCTCTGGACCATGTCCGCCACGATTCTCTCCCTCTTCCTTCACTCCGACCTGCTCATAAGTCACGGACATGCTCTGTTCGAACCATCAG AATCAAAAGAAGAGGAGATTGTTGACTACATCCCCGGTTTACCTCCAACGAAGCTCCGGGATCTACCGCCGTTATTCAAGGACTACCAAGTCTTCAAGAAATGTGAGTTGTGTTTCGACGAGCTCCGGAGAGCTAAGTGTCTTCTCTTCACTACCGCCTATGAGCTCGAACGTAAAGCCATAGACTTCTTAACCGCCAAGCTCGATATCCCGGTTTACGCTACCGGCCCATTAATACCCTTTGAGAAACTCTCCGACGGCAGCGAACCGGATTACATCCGGTGGCTCGATGAGCAACCGGAAAGCTCTGTTCTATACGTTTCCCAGGGGAGTTTTCTCTCGGTTTCTGAAGCTCAGATGGATGAGATAGTGGAAGGAGTTAGGGCGAGCGGGGTCCGGTTCCTTTGGGTGGCACGTGGGGGCGAGTCGAAGCTGAATAAGGCCTTTGAAGGAAGCTCGGGTGTAGTGGTGAGCTGGTGCGACCAGCTTCGCGTGCTGTGCCACGTGGCTGTAGGTGGGTTTTGGACTCATTGCGGGTTTAACTCGACTTTGGAAGGGATGTATTCAGGGGTGCCGATGCTGGCGTTTCCGTTGTTTTGGGATCAGATTCTGAATGGGAAGATGATTGTTGAGGATTGGAGGGTTGGGATTAGGAtcgagaggaggaagaaggcGGAGGTTTTGATAGGAAGAGACGAGGTCAAGGAAGTAGTGAAGAGGTTAATGGATAGAGAGAGTGAAGACGGGAAGGAGATTAGAAGAAGAGCTTGTGACCTCAGTGAGATATGTCGAGGGGCGGTTGAGGAAATGGGGTCGTCTAATGCTAACATCGACCATTTCATAAGGggtattaaacaaataaaaatatga
- the LOC111203930 gene encoding putative defensin-like protein 271 codes for MASSKLYFVALLIIASVFIVVQSTRIKDASSVCDFRGPCKKKENCYDRCGVNKPPFNNAICVPFGRSRQCCCILS; via the exons ATGGCATCATCAAAACTTTACTTTGTTGCTCTTTTAATCATTGCTTCAGTTTTCATTGTTGTTCAATCCACTC gAATTAAGGATGCTTCGTCGGTTTGTGATTTCCGAGGACCTTGtaagaagaaagaaaattgTTATGATAGATGTGGAGTGAACAAACCACCATTTAATAATGCTATATGTGTACCTTTCGGACGCAGTCGTCAATGTTGTTGTATTTTGTCGTGA
- the LOC106383837 gene encoding mitogen-activated protein kinase kinase kinase 20-like has product MARPDLFFVKLLGKGSFGSVSLYQGLRYDGAMVSVAVKTSDSQHAESLFREVQILSEFKGCPRIVQCYNTSVKGSLNQFNGCVEYKIPLEYAPGGSLMSFNKTFKDNKLPDPLIRDFTRMLLQGLATIHAHGYVHCDLKPENILVFPSYAYKNGAWRSSFELKISDFGLSRREGDSSWWEPNHPFAGTSIYMSPDSVSYGETGKDLDLWSLGCCVLEMYTGEGPWCHKNYEVDDLMNGQEPLIPSDLPFEAKLFIMTCFAPRTKDATRLLKHIFVREDDGNKITQPSPVSDNIKAKSALQLANFVRRNVSTTKTIRVLAAAQVMPNKTIMA; this is encoded by the coding sequence ATGGCAAGACCAGATTTGTTCTTTGTTAAGCTTCTTGGCAAAGGTTCCTTTGGTTCCGTCAGTCTCTATCAAGGCCTTCGCTACGACGGCGCTATGGTCTCCGTTGCCGTTAAGACCTCCGACAGTCAACATGCAGAGTCTCTCTTCAGAGAGGTACAAATACTGTCTGAATTCAAAGGGTGTCCGAGAATCGTCCAGTGCTACAACACCAGTGTGAAAGGAAGTCTCAACCAATTTAATGGTTGCGTGGAGTACAAGATTCCCTTGGAATACGCTCCTGGTGGAAGCCTGATGAGTTTCAACAAAACATTCAAAGACAATAAGTTGCCTGATCCTTTGATCAGAGACTTTACTCGTATGCTTCTCCAAGGCTTAGCCACGATTCACGCACACGGTTACGTACACTGCGACCTCAAACCAGAGAACATCCTTGTTTTCCCTAGCTACGCCTACAAGAACGGCGCGTGGAGATCTTCTTTCGAGTTGAAGATTTCTGATTTCGGCTTGTCGAGAAGGGAAGGAGACAGTAGCTGGTGGGAACCTAATCATCCGTTCGCGGGAACATCGATCTACATGTCTCCGGACTCGGTTTCTTACGGAGAGACAGGGAAAGATCTCGACTTATGGTCGTTGGGGTGCTGTGTACTGGAGATGTACACTGGGGAGGGACCTTGGTGTCATAAGAACTATGAAGTGGATGATCTCATGAATGGCCAAGAGCCGCTGATTCCAAGCGACCTTCCTTTCGAAGCAAAACTCTTTATCATGACTTGCTTTGCGCCTAGGACAAAAGACGCGACAAGATTGTTGAAGCATATATTCGTGCGTGAAGACGACGGGAACAAGATCACACAGCCTTCTCCTGTGAGCGATAATATAAAGGCAAAATCAGCTCTGCAACTGGCGAACTTTGTTAGAAGGAATGTTTCTACAACCAAAACCATTCGTGTGCTTGCTGCTGCTCAAGTCATGCCTAACAAGACCATCATGGCCTAG